One Odontesthes bonariensis isolate fOdoBon6 chromosome 17, fOdoBon6.hap1, whole genome shotgun sequence genomic window carries:
- the LOC142366038 gene encoding nanos homolog 1-like → MDFLDRGYLDTRSPYDYTFNFWNDYLGLSTLVSKNKINSPSCNPNSITESLKATLGLEDDSPVCSCVIGHNRDGEGHMDCCCVAPSSPPISIYDLKERISLLRPYEHLAGDSQFGDRDAPSYGGSFAGLDLLSMDRRRKQTQRGKPEPKVCVFCRNNGAPEEVYGTHILKTADGRVLCPILRAYTCPLCSANGDNAHTIKYCPLSKDQQSQRMAKGGRATGKRLKIF, encoded by the coding sequence ATGGATTTCTTAGACCGCGGCTACCTGGACACGCGGTCTCCTTATGATTACACTTTTAATTTTTGGAATGACTACCTCGGTCTGTCAACACTTGTGTCCAAAAATAAGATCAACAGCCCTTCCTGCAACCCCAACTCTATAACCGAGTCTCTTAAAGCGACTCTGGGTTTGGAGGACGACTCCCCGGTTTGCTCCTGCGTAATTGGGCACAACAGAGACGGTGAGGGACACATGGACTGCTGCTGCGTGGCTCCGAGCTCCCCGCCGATCTCCATCTATGATCTCAAAGAGCGCATCTCTCTTCTCAGGCCATACGAGCACCTTGCTGGCGATTCGCAGTTCGGGGACAGAGATGCGCCATCGTATGGGGGAAGCTTCGCCGGCCTCGACCTGCTCTCCATGGACCGAAGACGCAAACAGACACAGAGGGGGAAACCGGAGCCGAAGGTGTGCGTCTTCTGTCGGAATAACGGGGCACCGGAGGAAGTTTACGGCACCCACATCCTGAAGACAGCGGACGGCAGGGTCCTTTGCCCCATCCTGCGGGCATACACCTGCCCCCTCTGCAGTGCCAACGGCGACAACGCGCACACCATCAAGTACTGCCCGCTTTCTAAAGATCAGCAGAGCCAGAGAATGGCAAAGGGGGGCAGAGCAACTGGCAAACGCCTGAAAATCTTCTGA
- the neff2 gene encoding neurofilament light polypeptide: protein MSYDSFLSNRRPWDSYRGSRSTTKSSMSSSLYSSSRPPPSGRRILKFASSALPDGSQRMDLTQASSLNTELLGLRTQERTQLVDLNDRFANYIEKVRHLELQNRALLAELDALRRRRNDPSRLQGLYEGEARSLRTMIDSENGEKMRMEAERDYLRDVYEQMKERYEDETRKRVDAEEALQRAREETSRAVVYNCDAEASVVSLCDEMVFLKKVFTEEQAELQAQLQVANISVDVEVSRPDLSTALRDIRAQYERLANKNMQAAEDWYQSKFASVAQMAIKNNEAVHAIREETMEYRRLLQSRSSEIEALRNVIESMNKQLEDLEDTQAKEVEKYQIRISELEQDITEAKQEMAHYLRDYQDLLNVKMALDIEIAAYRKLLEGEEIRLTYPSFPALN from the exons ATGAGCTACGATTCCTTCCTCTCCAACCGCCGCCCTTGGGACAGCTACAGAGGCTCCCGGTCCACCACTAAATCCTCAATGTCTTCCTCTCTCTACTCTTCTTCCCGGCCTCCTCCATCCGGGAGGAGGATCCTGAAGTTTGCCTCCTCTGCCCTGCCAGATGGTTCTCAAAGGATGGACTTGACTCAGGCCAGCTCCCTCAACACAGAGCTGCTAGGTCTGAGGACCCAGGAGAGGACCCAGCTTGTGGACCTGAACGACCGATTCGCCAACTACATTGAGAAggtgaggcatctggagctgcaGAACCGAGCCCTGCTGGCTGAGCTGGATGCGCTACGGAGGAGGCGGAATGACCCATCCCGTCTGCAGGGGCTCTATGAGGGGGAGGCACGGAGTTTGAGGACCATGATTGACTCCGAGAATGGGGAGAAGATGCGgatggaagcagagagggactaCCTGCGGGATGTGTATGAGCAGATGAAGGAGCGCTATGAAGACGAGACCAGGAAGCGCGTGGATGCTGAGGAGGCCCTGCAGAGGGCCAGAGAGGAGACAAGCAGGGCCGTGGTCTACAACTGTGATGCAGAGGCCTCTGTGGTCTCTCTGTGTGATGAGATGGTGTTCCTCAAGAAAGTGTTCACAGAGGAGCAAGCAGAGCTTCAGGCCCAGCTGCAGGTGGCTAACATCAGCGTGGATGTGGAGGTGTCCAGGCCCGACCTTTCCACCGCCTTACGAGACATCCGGGCGCAATACGAGCGGCTAGCGAATAAGAACATGCAGGCTGCAGAGGACTGGTACCAAAGCAAGTTTGCAAGTGTGGCGCAGATGGCCATCAAAAACAACGAGGCTGTGCACGCCATCCGGGAGGAGACGATGGAGTACCGGAGACTGCTCCAGTCTCGTTCCTCGGAGATTGAGGCTCTTCGGAATGTGATCGAGTCCATGAATAAGCAGCTGGAGGATCTGGAAGATACGCAGGCGAAGGAGGTGGAGAAATATCAG ATAAGGATAAGTGAACTGGAGCAGGACATCACTGAAGCTAAGCAGGAGATGGCGCACTACCTGAGAGACTACCAAGACCTTCTCAATGTGAAGATGGCCCTTGACATTGAAATAGCAGCATACAG GAAACTTTTGGAGGGGGAGGAGATTCGTCTGACTTACCCTTCCTTCCCAGCTCTGAATTAA
- the mrps26 gene encoding small ribosomal subunit protein mS26 yields MFQIIGGRNVQAVRLLLPRSAVRVEAVRGRKSRSDPVAKSKEGRIKVPPPVDPVEMVVLKERYTEYQLITRALRLEFKEEVLRKKFEEETGSQAEERARQEAEEHRALMAWNDEENRRMLKARVLRLQKEEEEVERKKIEAAIQREQEQQEFIKQKEREILKLQEEVKNFITLESLDQRIEEALDNPKNYNFAIDKEGRVVKQTVLK; encoded by the exons ATGTTCCAAATAATCGGCGGGAGGAACGTTCAGGCGGTCCGGCTCCTCTTGCCGAGGAGCGCCGTGCGCGTGGAGGCTGTCCGGGGCCGAAAGTCCCGCAGCGACCCCGTAGCCAAGTCGAAAGAGGGTCGAATTAAAGTGCCTCCTCCCGTCGACCCGGTGGAGATGGTGGTCCTCAAGGAGAGATACACTGAGTACCAGCTGATCACGAGGGCGCTTCG tCTGGAGTTTAAGGAGGAGGTGCTGCGAAAGAAGTTCGAGGAGGAGACGGGCTCCCAGGCGGAGGAAAGGGCGAGGCAGGAGGCGGAAGAGCATCGCGCCTTGATGGCCTGGAATGACGAGGAAAACCGCCGCATGCTCAAAGCCAG GGTGTTAAGACTCcagaaggaagaggaggaagttgAGCGCAAGAAGATCGAAGCCGCCATTCAGCGTGAGCAGGAACAGCAAGAGTTCATCAaacagaaagagagggagatTTTGAAGCTGCAG GAGGAAGTAAAGAACTTCATCACCTTGGAGAGCTTGGATCAAAGAATCGAGGAGGCGCTGGACAATCCAAAAAATTACAACTTTGCCATCGACAAAGAAGGCAGAGTCGTCAAGCAGACGGTGCTGAAGTGA